One segment of Triticum aestivum cultivar Chinese Spring chromosome 2A, IWGSC CS RefSeq v2.1, whole genome shotgun sequence DNA contains the following:
- the LOC123190955 gene encoding uncharacterized protein isoform X2 yields MRVAVVGGGVSGLTAAHELLATSRGGVHVTLYEQEESLGGHARAVAVDDGAGGCVKLDLGFMGFNQATYPHMVEWLEGLGVEMERSDMSFSVSTQPDGSNRGCEWGNGNGISSLLAQKANILKTSFWRMLREIFKFKNDALAYLENHEHNPDLDCNETMGQFIQSHGYSLLFQEAYLIPVCAGMWSSSSQGVFSLSAFFVLSFFRNHDLLQLFCYPQLPTVKARLQSFVDKVKGELESMGCRIKTNCRVKSVLSLDGAGYRVLENDGSEETYDSVILGVHAPNALKVLGAEATHHELRILGACQYIQRDIYLHCDQNLMPQNSSTWSAWNFLGTTSRGFSVTYWLNRIQKIESASPFLVTINPPCVPDRVVLKWSTSLPVPSVAAAKAYLQLDHIQGKRGIWFCGAYQGHGFHEDGLKAGKAAAQGLLGKKCQLLQNPKQMIPSWTEAGTRLLVARFFNQFISIGNLILVEEGGSVLNFGKACDKCRIKSVMRVHDPLFYWKVATEGNLGLAEAYINGCFSFLDKREGLLNLFLILILNRDVRRSCRSARKGGRWTPLHVIARLAHAKYILREVSRKNTVTQTRRNISQHYDLSNDFFSLFLDKSMTYSCAVFKMENESLEVAQQRKLSLLIDKAKVKRGHHVLDIGSGWGSLAIQAVKQTGCKYTGVTLSAEQHKYAERKVREAGLEDNISFMLCDYRQIPPCKYDAIISCGMIEHVGHEYMDEFFACCESYLAEDGILVLQFISAPDERYEQYRRRTDFIKEYIFPGGCLPSLGRVVSAMTTSSRFCIEHVENIGPHYYTTLMHWRDNFMTNKDQVLALGFDEKFMRIWEFYLIYSAAGFKSRAVGDYQVVFSRPGNRRLAHP; encoded by the exons ATGAGGgtggcggtggtcggcggcggggTGAGTGGGCTGACGGCGGCGCACGAGCTGCTTGCCACGAGCCGAGGCGGCGTGCATGTGACCCTGTACGAGCAGGAGGAGAGCCTGGGAGGGCATGCCAGGGCGGTGGCCGTCGACGACGGCGCCGGTGGGTGCGTCAAGCTCGACCTCGGCTTCATGGGCTTCAACCAG GCAACATATCCCCACATGGTGGAATGGTTAGAAGGCCTCGGGGTGGAGATGGAGAGATCAGACATGTCTTTCTCTGTGAGTACACAACCGGACGGCAGCAACAGAGGATGTGAGTGGGGCAATGGCAACGGTATCTCAAGCCTCTTGGCGCAAAAAGCCAATATATTGAAAACAAGTTTTTGGCGCATGCTCCGTGAGATATTCAAGTTCAAGAATGATGCTCTGGC GTACCTGGAGAACCATGAACATAACCCTGATCTGGACTGTAATGAGACAATGGGGCAGTTCATTCAGTCCCACGGATATTCCCTATTATTCCAGGAGGCTTATCTT ATTCCTGTCTGTGCAGGCATGTGGTCATCTTCATCACAAGGTGTTTTTAGCTTGTCCGCTTTCTTCGTGCTATCATTTTTTCGTAACCATGACCTTCTTCAG CTGTTTTGTTACCCCCAATTGCCCACTGTCAAGGCTCGTTTGCAGTCCTTTGTAGACAAG GTAAAAGGAGAATTGGAGAGCATGGGCTGTCGAATAAAAACCAACTGTCGTGTCAAATCTGTTTTAAGCCTTGATGGAG CTGGCTACAGAGTCTTGGAGAATGATGGTTCAGAGGAAACATATGACAGTGTCATCCTTGGGGTACATGCACCCAATGCTCTCAAAGTATTAGGAGCTGAAGCTACACATCACGAACTGAGAATTCTAGGTGCCTGTCAGTATATCCAAAG AGATATATACCTCCACTGCGATCAAAATCTGATGCCCCAAAATTCGTCCACATGGAGCGCCTGGAATTTCCTGGGGACAACTAGCAGAGGTTTTTCTGTTACTTACTGGCTAAACCGTATTCAG AAAATTGAATCTGCCAGCCCTTTCCTGGTGACAATCAACCCCCCTTGTGTTCCGGATCGTGTAGTGCTTAAATGGTCTACAAGCCTTCCTGTTCCATCTGTGGCTGCGGCGAAGGCTTATCTCCAGCTTGATCACATCCAGGGAAAGAGAGGAATATGGTTCTGTGGGGCATATCAAG GTCatggtttccatgaagatggattGAAG GCTGGGAAAGCAGCAGCTCAAGGTTTGCTTGGAAAGAAATGTCAGCTTCTGCAGAACCCAAAGCAGATGATTCCATCATGGACCGAGGCTGGGACGCGCCTTCTAGTTGcaagatttttcaaccaattcatatcCATCGGTAACTTGAT ATTGGTCGAAGAAGGAGGTAGTGTGTTGAACTTTGGTAAAGCTTGCGACAAATGCCGTATAAAATCTGTCATGCGAGTTCATGACCCCTTGTTCTATTGGAAG GTTGCAACAGAAGGAAACCTTGGCTTGGCAGAAGCATATATTAACGGATGTTTCTCTTTTCTTGACAAGAGAGAAGGACTTCTGAATCTTTTCCTG ATACTCATTCTTAACAGAGATGTGCGTAGGAGCTGCAGGAGCGCCAGAAAAGG CGGTCGGTGGACACCCTTGCATGTAATAGCACGGTTGGCACATGCTAAATACATTTTGCGCGAAGTCTCGAGGAAGAACACTGTCACACAAACTCGTCGAAACATCTCTCAGCACTATGATCTT AGTAACGATTTTTTCTCGCTTTTTCTGGACAAATCGATGACTTACTCTTGTGCTGTTTTCAAG ATGGAGAATGAAAGCTTAGAAGTAGCCCAGCAACGCAAGCTTAGCCTTCTAATCGACAAG GCTAAAGTCAAGAGGGGGCATCATGTTCTTGATATCGGTAGCGGCTGGGGAAGTTTAGCAATACAAGCGGTTAAGCAAACTGGCTGCAAATACACTGGAGTCACTTTGTCGGCGGAGCAGCATAAATACGCAGAGAGAAAAGTCAGAGAAGCTGGCTTAGAG GACAACATAAGTTTTATGCTGTGCGACTACCGTCAAATACCACCTTGCAAGTATGATGCAATCATAAGCTG CGGTATGATCGAACATGTTGGCCATGAATACATGGACGAATTTTTTGCCTGCTGCGAGTCTTACTTGGCTGAAGATGGCATATTGGTTCTCCAG TTCATCTCAGCTCCAGACGAACGGTACGAGCAATACAGAAGAAGGACAGACTTCATAAAAGAATACATATTTCCTGGCGGTTGCCTTCCTTCTTTGGGCCGTGTAGTGTCTGCCATGACCACATCATCAAGGTTCTG CATAGAGCATGTGGAGAATATTGGGCCTCATTACTACACAACTCTGATGCACTGGAGGGACAACTTCATGACCAACAAAGA TCAAGTTTTGGCCCTGGGCTTTGATGAGAAGTTCATGCGTATATGGGAGTTCTATCTCATATACTCTGCGGCTGGTTTCAAGTCACGAGCAGTTGGAGATTACCAG GTTGTTTTCTCTCGTCCAGGCAACCGTCGGCTAGCCCACCCTTGA
- the LOC123190955 gene encoding uncharacterized protein isoform X1 yields the protein MRVAVVGGGVSGLTAAHELLATSRGGVHVTLYEQEESLGGHARAVAVDDGAGGCVKLDLGFMGFNQATYPHMVEWLEGLGVEMERSDMSFSVSTQPDGSNRGCEWGNGNGISSLLAQKANILKTSFWRMLREIFKFKNDALAYLENHEHNPDLDCNETMGQFIQSHGYSLLFQEAYLIPVCAGMWSSSSQGVFSLSAFFVLSFFRNHDLLQLFCYPQLPTVKARLQSFVDKVKGELESMGCRIKTNCRVKSVLSLDGAAGYRVLENDGSEETYDSVILGVHAPNALKVLGAEATHHELRILGACQYIQRDIYLHCDQNLMPQNSSTWSAWNFLGTTSRGFSVTYWLNRIQKIESASPFLVTINPPCVPDRVVLKWSTSLPVPSVAAAKAYLQLDHIQGKRGIWFCGAYQGHGFHEDGLKAGKAAAQGLLGKKCQLLQNPKQMIPSWTEAGTRLLVARFFNQFISIGNLILVEEGGSVLNFGKACDKCRIKSVMRVHDPLFYWKVATEGNLGLAEAYINGCFSFLDKREGLLNLFLILILNRDVRRSCRSARKGGRWTPLHVIARLAHAKYILREVSRKNTVTQTRRNISQHYDLSNDFFSLFLDKSMTYSCAVFKMENESLEVAQQRKLSLLIDKAKVKRGHHVLDIGSGWGSLAIQAVKQTGCKYTGVTLSAEQHKYAERKVREAGLEDNISFMLCDYRQIPPCKYDAIISCGMIEHVGHEYMDEFFACCESYLAEDGILVLQFISAPDERYEQYRRRTDFIKEYIFPGGCLPSLGRVVSAMTTSSRFCIEHVENIGPHYYTTLMHWRDNFMTNKDQVLALGFDEKFMRIWEFYLIYSAAGFKSRAVGDYQVVFSRPGNRRLAHP from the exons ATGAGGgtggcggtggtcggcggcggggTGAGTGGGCTGACGGCGGCGCACGAGCTGCTTGCCACGAGCCGAGGCGGCGTGCATGTGACCCTGTACGAGCAGGAGGAGAGCCTGGGAGGGCATGCCAGGGCGGTGGCCGTCGACGACGGCGCCGGTGGGTGCGTCAAGCTCGACCTCGGCTTCATGGGCTTCAACCAG GCAACATATCCCCACATGGTGGAATGGTTAGAAGGCCTCGGGGTGGAGATGGAGAGATCAGACATGTCTTTCTCTGTGAGTACACAACCGGACGGCAGCAACAGAGGATGTGAGTGGGGCAATGGCAACGGTATCTCAAGCCTCTTGGCGCAAAAAGCCAATATATTGAAAACAAGTTTTTGGCGCATGCTCCGTGAGATATTCAAGTTCAAGAATGATGCTCTGGC GTACCTGGAGAACCATGAACATAACCCTGATCTGGACTGTAATGAGACAATGGGGCAGTTCATTCAGTCCCACGGATATTCCCTATTATTCCAGGAGGCTTATCTT ATTCCTGTCTGTGCAGGCATGTGGTCATCTTCATCACAAGGTGTTTTTAGCTTGTCCGCTTTCTTCGTGCTATCATTTTTTCGTAACCATGACCTTCTTCAG CTGTTTTGTTACCCCCAATTGCCCACTGTCAAGGCTCGTTTGCAGTCCTTTGTAGACAAG GTAAAAGGAGAATTGGAGAGCATGGGCTGTCGAATAAAAACCAACTGTCGTGTCAAATCTGTTTTAAGCCTTGATGGAG CAGCTGGCTACAGAGTCTTGGAGAATGATGGTTCAGAGGAAACATATGACAGTGTCATCCTTGGGGTACATGCACCCAATGCTCTCAAAGTATTAGGAGCTGAAGCTACACATCACGAACTGAGAATTCTAGGTGCCTGTCAGTATATCCAAAG AGATATATACCTCCACTGCGATCAAAATCTGATGCCCCAAAATTCGTCCACATGGAGCGCCTGGAATTTCCTGGGGACAACTAGCAGAGGTTTTTCTGTTACTTACTGGCTAAACCGTATTCAG AAAATTGAATCTGCCAGCCCTTTCCTGGTGACAATCAACCCCCCTTGTGTTCCGGATCGTGTAGTGCTTAAATGGTCTACAAGCCTTCCTGTTCCATCTGTGGCTGCGGCGAAGGCTTATCTCCAGCTTGATCACATCCAGGGAAAGAGAGGAATATGGTTCTGTGGGGCATATCAAG GTCatggtttccatgaagatggattGAAG GCTGGGAAAGCAGCAGCTCAAGGTTTGCTTGGAAAGAAATGTCAGCTTCTGCAGAACCCAAAGCAGATGATTCCATCATGGACCGAGGCTGGGACGCGCCTTCTAGTTGcaagatttttcaaccaattcatatcCATCGGTAACTTGAT ATTGGTCGAAGAAGGAGGTAGTGTGTTGAACTTTGGTAAAGCTTGCGACAAATGCCGTATAAAATCTGTCATGCGAGTTCATGACCCCTTGTTCTATTGGAAG GTTGCAACAGAAGGAAACCTTGGCTTGGCAGAAGCATATATTAACGGATGTTTCTCTTTTCTTGACAAGAGAGAAGGACTTCTGAATCTTTTCCTG ATACTCATTCTTAACAGAGATGTGCGTAGGAGCTGCAGGAGCGCCAGAAAAGG CGGTCGGTGGACACCCTTGCATGTAATAGCACGGTTGGCACATGCTAAATACATTTTGCGCGAAGTCTCGAGGAAGAACACTGTCACACAAACTCGTCGAAACATCTCTCAGCACTATGATCTT AGTAACGATTTTTTCTCGCTTTTTCTGGACAAATCGATGACTTACTCTTGTGCTGTTTTCAAG ATGGAGAATGAAAGCTTAGAAGTAGCCCAGCAACGCAAGCTTAGCCTTCTAATCGACAAG GCTAAAGTCAAGAGGGGGCATCATGTTCTTGATATCGGTAGCGGCTGGGGAAGTTTAGCAATACAAGCGGTTAAGCAAACTGGCTGCAAATACACTGGAGTCACTTTGTCGGCGGAGCAGCATAAATACGCAGAGAGAAAAGTCAGAGAAGCTGGCTTAGAG GACAACATAAGTTTTATGCTGTGCGACTACCGTCAAATACCACCTTGCAAGTATGATGCAATCATAAGCTG CGGTATGATCGAACATGTTGGCCATGAATACATGGACGAATTTTTTGCCTGCTGCGAGTCTTACTTGGCTGAAGATGGCATATTGGTTCTCCAG TTCATCTCAGCTCCAGACGAACGGTACGAGCAATACAGAAGAAGGACAGACTTCATAAAAGAATACATATTTCCTGGCGGTTGCCTTCCTTCTTTGGGCCGTGTAGTGTCTGCCATGACCACATCATCAAGGTTCTG CATAGAGCATGTGGAGAATATTGGGCCTCATTACTACACAACTCTGATGCACTGGAGGGACAACTTCATGACCAACAAAGA TCAAGTTTTGGCCCTGGGCTTTGATGAGAAGTTCATGCGTATATGGGAGTTCTATCTCATATACTCTGCGGCTGGTTTCAAGTCACGAGCAGTTGGAGATTACCAG GTTGTTTTCTCTCGTCCAGGCAACCGTCGGCTAGCCCACCCTTGA